Genomic window (Deltaproteobacteria bacterium):
GATTTCTTCGCTGACCGTGTAGGGGTCGGTCTTTTTATCAAGGATATCGGCAATCAGTTGCTCGAGGCGGTCGTAGGCGGTCAGGGACTGCATAATTTTCTGGGCAATGCCGGCTTTGATCAGGTCGAGTAATTCAGCCCGAGTGCGTTGATAAAGGGTTTTTTGCAATAATTTACCACCGTCTTGCTGAAGAAATTCTTGGTGGGCGAAAATCCCTTGCATCAGCTCGGAGATCCCAACATTGCGGGGAGCTTCGGTAAGATATACGCCAGGCTGCCAGCTGTCCGCCTCTCGGGTGGCGGCCCGCATCTCCAGCATGGTGACCAGCTCCTGGTAGGTGCGCTCGGCGCCGTCCCGGTCGGCCTTGTTGATCACGAACAGGTCGCCTACTTCCAGAATGCCCGCCTTGATGGCCTGAATATCATCACCCATCCCTGGCACGGTGACCACCAGGGTGGTATGGGCGGTGCTGACGACCTCAACTTCATCCTGGCCCACGCCCACAGTCTCCACCAGGACATAATCCTTGCCCATGGCATCGAGTACGGCGATTACCGCCCGGGCCGACACGGTTAGCCCGCCAAAGTGCCCCCGGGTCGCCAGAGAGCGGATAAATACTCCCTCATCAGTGGCATGGCGCTGCATGCGGATGCGATCCCCCAGGATGGCGCCGCCGGAAAAGGGGCTGGTAGGGTCTACCGCTACCACCCCGACGGTTTTGTCATGCTCCCGGAGATATTGAATCATCTTATCGGTGAGGGTGCTCTTGCCAACCCCGGGAGCGCCGGTGATGCCAATAATGTGGGCCCGACCGGTGTAAGGGTGCAGGGCTTTTAGAACTGTTCGGGCTTCGGGGACGCCATCATCAATATCACGTATCAGCCGGGCACTGGTGCGGATGTCCCCTCCTCGGATCTGCTCAACCATATCCATAAATTTTTGCTCCACTTAATTTATCCTATTTAATACCTTATCACTTGCCCGCCTGCCAATCAATAAAAGTCATAGGGGCGAAGGTCTGTTACTTGGTGTATTTAAAAGGTTAATTTGAGGGGAGGGCCGGAGGACCACCGGCCCCCCGCCCTCCCCTCAAGCTCCCCTCCCACCCCCCCTTAAGGGTTGGGGGTGAGGGTTTGGTAGAGGGCTAAGGTCTGCCAGACCCCTAGCCCTCTACCACGTCTTCCAAGGGATTCAACCGCGGGAAGGCAGCCTTTAAGCTTTCGGGCAATAACAGGCGGCCAGGCCGCAGACGCTTAATCATCTCCAGGGCATTGGCTACCGCCTGTCCATGCGGATGGTTATTAAAAATCAGATAGGTTTCAGTAGCTTGGGCTGCCAGTTCCCGGGCCCGATGTTCCAGCTGAGCCAACTCATGGGAGTCATATAGATAATCATAGCGGGCGTGGGGGTCGTTGAGTTTTCCGAACCAGGCCCGGCGGTTGCGACCGTGCAGGCGCAGATAACCCACATTACCGGTCACCCAGTTGGTAGTCCCCAGAGCATAGGAAACCTGGGGCTGGTCAATATTACAGAATTCCAGGTGCTGGTCATGCAAAAATTGCCGTACCTCCGGGCGCTGCCAGGAGCGATGGCGGACCTCCACGGCCAGCGGATAGTCGGCAAAATGCTGACGGAGAGTTACCAGATAGGCCTGGTTGGCCTCGGTATGATGAAATGAATAAGGAAATTGGGCCAGTAATACCCCCAGGCGACCGGCTAAGAGCAGCGGTTCCAGACCAGCTTTAACCGAGGCCTCTGCCTGCCAGGCGGCCGCGGTGCGGTCATGGGTAAATACCTGCAAGAGCTTGGCGGTAAAGCGAAAATCGGGGTGTTCGGCGACCGCTTCCAGCCAGCGCCGGGACACCACCGGGGACAACGGCCGGTAAAAAGTGACATTAATTTCCACCACCAGGAAAAATTGGCTGAGAAAGACCAGTCGCTCCGTGCCCTTTATTTTGGGGGGATAGACCACTCCCTGCCAATCGGGGTAGTCCCAGCCCGCCGGACCGATGCGGATCATCTTAGACTCCGGTTGCTTATTGCCACGAACCCCATATCCTAAAATAATTATATCCCTTGATAGCGGGTTTGGAAAGGTTCTGCTTGCCGGCCATCCATCAATTTCAGTCAGGCGGTTAAGTTCAGTTGGTTAACATGACAAGGTTTATCGCTTGCAAAGATTATCTTAATCTGGCTATACTTGGGCCAGATCATTTGGCTGAATGAACCAATAAAAGGATGATAATCAATTAAAGGAGAATGATTGGAATTTATTTTAACTGATTTCCAGGAACAGATCGGCACTATCACCTTCAATCACCCGGCTAAACGCCATGCCTTAAGTAGGGCCCTGGTCAGTGAACTAATTGCGGCTTTATCTAAATTTAGGAATCAAAAAGCCCGGGCGTTGATTTTGCGTGCTCCTCCAGGGTCCAAGGTCTGGTCGGCCGGAGTGGATATCACCGAATTCCCACAGCCAGGGGAAGAGGCGCTGCCGTATTATGGTCATATAGAACGGCTTATCCGGGCCATTCAACATTTCCCGGCTCCAGTGATCGCCATGATTGAAGGAAGCGTCTGGGGCGGGGCCTGCGAGTTAGCCCTGGTTTGCGATATCCTGATTGGCGCTGATACCGCCAGCTTCGCCATTACCCCGGCCCGCATCGGAGTGCCTTATAATCCTGCCGGTATCCTGCATTTCATCAATAGGGTGGGAATGGCTACGGTCAAGGAGATGTTCTTCACGGCCCAGCCGATTGCCGCCCCACGGGCCTTGGCGGTGGGTATCCTTACCCATTTGGTCCCCGCGGCGGAGTTGGAAAGCTTTACCTATCAGATGGCCAGGATAATCACTTTAAATTCGCCGTTGAGCATCTCGGTAATCAAAGAGCAACTCCGCCTCCTGGGCAATGCCATGCCCTTGAGTCCGGAGACTTTTGAGCGCATCCAGGGGTTACGTGAAAAAGTTTACCACAGTAAAGACTATCTGGAAGGCCAGCAGGCATTTCTGGAGAAACGTCCGCCAGAGTTTAAAGGAGAATAGAAAGTCATCATTTTTTAAGGAATTCAAAAGGGAGAATTTCCAAGCCATGCCAATTTATGACTTTGTCTGTCCGCATTGCGGGGCCAGACGGGATATGCTGTTACTCCCGGGAGACTTGGGGGAGGATATTCTCTGTCCGGCCTGCGGCCTAGGAACGCTGATCCGAGTTGTCTCCGCTTCGGAGCTCCCCTCAGAACGCTGTACCGGACCGGCTGGACCTACTAAGGGTGGCCATTCCGGGGACGCCCCTGAGGATAGTTGAAGAATTTTCTAGAATTGTGCAAGTATAAGTTGGCCCGGATTTCCGGGCCGAGGTGGCGGTGATAAAAAGGCTGACTGAATTGGGCCGGATACTGTTAGGTCGTCGGCCTTTACACTTACAGTATCTCCAGGTTGAAGTTACCACCCGCTGCAATCTCCCCGGTTGTCAGATGTGTCCCCGGTCGGCCTGCAAAGACCGCTGGGACGCCCATGACTTGAGTTGGGAGGATTTTGAGCGGCTGCTTCCGAGCATAGCCCGGTTTGAACAGGTCCACTTAAGCGGCTGGGGGGAGCCTCTGGTGCATCCCCGCCTCTGGGAAATGGCACAGGTGGCCCGGGCCCAAGGTTGCAAAGTGGGCCTGACCACCAATGGTTTGGGCCTGACCGAGGCGGTGCAGGCCCAGGTGCTGGAGCATCTGGATATGGTGGCCATCTCCGTGGATGGGGCTCAGGCCGCGACCTATGAGAGGCTGCGGCCGGGAGGCGATTTTGACCGCTTGACCCGCCAGATCGGCTCCTTATGCGCTCGCAAGCGGGAAGTGGGGAGCCGCCGTCCGGAGGTGGTGTTGCTGTTTATGAAAATGCGGCCGAATATCGGCGAGTTGCCGGAATTTATTGAATTGGCCGCCACCCTGGGAGTGGACCGGGTTAATGCCACCAACCTGGATTTTATTCCGGTGCCGGAGATGGAACCCCTGTCACTGTATACCCATGCGGCAGTGGAACCAGCCATTGACGAGATTAGCCACCAGGCGGAACAGAAAGCCCGGGAACTAGGGTTGCCGTTTCGCAACTTCCCCCTCCACCCCATTTTAGATCTGATGGTATGCGATGCCAATCCCCTAAAAAATGCCTTTGTCACTGTCTTCGGAGAGTTTTGCCCCTGCGTTTACCTGGGGCTGCCGGTGGGGGAGGGTTTTTCTCGGCAATTTTTCGGACAGACCTACACCGCCCACAATTATTCCTATGGCAATGTTCGAAGCGGTGATTTTTTAAAACACTGCCAACAGCTGGCCTATCGTCAGTTTACCGATTTTTTCCGCCATCGGGTCGGCCGGGTACCCGGTCTGCTGACCGAACTGGTCCAACGGGGCACCGTCCCAAGCCAACAAAAGACCATCCGCCCGCAATCTGCCCGACCAGAACCTCTTTATCCCTGGCCGCCGGCCTGCCAGGGCTGTTATAAGACCCTGGGGTTTTGAACTCTATTCAAAGCCTTCCCCTTAAGTCGATTTCTGGCGGGTTATCGAAGTTTCTGCAAGAGCCAGGCGATGTTTTCAGCCAGATCGCTGATGGTTTTAAGACCCTCATCATCCTGGGCCACCTCGCCGGGCTGATGGCCATAAGCTATCGGCCAGTAGCTCGACCCTGGCACCACCATTCCCATGATGGAAAAGAAGAACATCAGTTGGGCATAGGTAAAATTAACCCCGGCCCGGCGGGCCACGACCACCGGGGCACCGATTTTCCGGTAAAAAATATTATCGCCCAGGCGAGCTAGATATCCGGCCCGATCTAACAAGGCCATGATATTAGGGGAGGCGGAGCCGAAGTAAACCGGGGAGCCAATCAGCAGGGCCTTAGCCTGGCGCATCTGTTCATAAATGGGCATGAAGTCATCCGCCAAGATGCAGACATTCTTCTCCTCGGCGCACTGCAGGCAGGCAGTGCAAGGCAAAATATGCTTATTATGGAGAGAGATCAGGGCGGTGGTAAAACTGTGTTGCTGGAGCACCTGCAGGGCATGGTTGAGCAGATATTGGGTATTGCCCGCCGCGCGGGCAGAGCCAGAGATAGCCAGCACGTCCATGAAGTTCTCCTCTTTAGGTAAAAAGTAGGAAATATAACGGCCGCTGGCCAGACCAGCTGTCTGGGCCTTAGTCAGAACCCAGGTCTAACCCGTAGGCCTGCTCAAACTGGGCGATAATCCCGGCCGCCCACTGCTGATCGGCTGCGGCCACCCAAATCGCTCCCCAACCCTCGCGAGCCGTAAACAGGCCATCATAGGCGGTATCCTCAAAAGTTCGTAAAAAATAATCGACTCCGGCCTGATCCAGAGCCCGGGTCAGCAGGTCGGCTTCAAAGCGGTTCGCCAAAGTGCGCAGTCTGACATAAGGCATCGGAGAAAATTTCTCTTTTCCGGAGGAAAAATAATTCTAAATCCCAGAAAAAAAGGCCGGAACCCCGGCCCGGATAAGAATAACCCCAGGTAACCACGCTGCTGACTGCCCCTCACCGCCAACCTTTTCAATCTCTTACTCCTCTGCCACTTTCATCCTCTCTTGTTGGGAATTCACCGCTTCCTTTCGGAGGCGGAACTTCCTTAAAGAGATTCTGAAACCAACAGCCATCCAAGATTTACTCGGGTTGCCAGCCATTGACAACCAGTGCCCCTTGGCTTCCTGGGGTCAATTTTATAATAATAACTGTTGTTGTATTTGTCAAGATATTTTTTCGCAATCCAGTTAATAAATTTAAATCGGACCCGGTTTGCCCTCCGACAACCGGTGACGCGCGGAGCCGCCTTTTTACAAATTACTTGTCCGGAAACTTTTTCCCATGTATAGTTAAATCTTGGCATTGATTATTCGGATCATGGTTGGGCTTGATTAACCCGGCCGAGAAAATCTGTCTCAGAAACGAGGACCGGTATCCCTAATTACCTAAAATCGAACTTTTTTGGCCATAAATTACTGGTATGGCAAATCCTCCCCCATTTCTCTCGACCAGGGAGCAGATATGGCAGCTAAACTGATCATGGTTACCGGAGGGGCCGGGTTTATCGGCTCACATGTGGTGGACCTCCTGTTAGAGCAGGGGCACCGGGTGCTGGTGGTCGACGATCTCTCCACCGGCTCAAGGGCCAATCTCAATCCGCAGGCTGAATTTCATCAGTTGGATATTCGCCGTCCTGAGGTTTATGATCTGATTTTACAGACTAAGCCAGCGGTCATCTGCCATCAGGCCGCCCAGGTCAGTGTCAGGAATTCAGTGGCTGATCCGCTCTACGATGCCACGATCAATATCATGGGGTCTTTGAACCTGCTCCAGGCCGCGATCGAGACTAGAGTGGAAAAATTTATTTTCGCTTCCACCGGCGGCGCTATCTATGGCGAACAGGATTATTTCCCCGCCGATGAGCAGCATCCGCTGCGGCCGGTCTGTCCCTATGGGGTCGCCAAGCTGGCGGTGGAGAAGTACCTCTACTATTATCAGCAGGAGTATGGCCTTAAGTATGTGGCCCTGCGTTACGCCAATGTCTATGGGCCCCGGCAGGATCCTTACGGGGAGGCCGGGGTAGTGGCCATCTTTGCCGAGAAGATGCTGAGCGGGGAACAGGCGGTGATTAATGGCGACGGGTTACAGACCCGGGACTTTGTTTATGTTAAGGACGTGGCCCGGGCCAACTGGCTGGCCCTTGGTGCCGACGTTCAGGGCGAAATCAATATCGGCACCGGTCTGGAGACGGACATCAACACCCTGTTCCATTATCTGAAGGAATTTACTGCCGCTTCTATGGAGGAGTACCACGGCCCGCCCAAATCCGGGGAGCAGCGGCGCAGTGTGATCAATTTCGGCAAGGCCCGGGCGCAACTGGGCTGGGAGCCGCAGACCCCCTTGAAGGAGGGTCTGGCCGCTACGGTGGAGTATTTTCGCCACCATTCAACCACCTAGGAAGATCCAGACAGAAGCTAACCCGCGTTAATACCGTTGGAACTACCGGAGAAGGAAAGCTCAGCAAAGAACCGGTTCAGGACCTTTCAGGAGATTTCTCCAATCCCAGGACCGGTAGAATAAAATAAAAATCATTGCCCTCCGAGGTAGGTTCATAGCCTACCTGGCCGCCGTGGGTTTCGATGACGTTGCGCATAAAATAGAGGCCGCGGCCAGTTCCCACTTCTCCTCCGATATTGCTGCCGCGATACCCTTCATCAAAGATATGCTCGATGTCTGGGGGCGGAACATGAGGCCCGGAGGAAAAGACATTGAAGCGGATTCCATCTTTGCCCGGGCCGAAAAAATCTTTGACCAATTGACGACCGAAAGAAACATATTTACGGCCCGACGGGCTGGGGCGGGTATATTTCACCGCATTAGAGAAAAGATTAGCGTATACTTGGGCAATCAATCCCTTATCTACGGATAAGGTGAGATCTTCTTCCGGGACCCCGCCCAGGCTTTCGTCGATTTCGATCTGGCGTTCCCGGAATTTGGGCAAAAACAGTTCCAACTGCGGAGCAATGATCTCGCTACGGACGTTGCAGGTCCGACGTCGGAGGACAAAGTGGCCTTTCTCGAAATGGCTGGGCCGGAATAGGGATTCTAAATACAGGCTGATGCCTTGATAATGCTTTTCCAGATTCTGAAAATCTTCTTCGATGCCTTGAATCAATTCCTGCAGGGCCGGGGCTATTTCTCGGGCTTTGGCCTCGGCTGCGGGGGCGGTCGGAAGACCACGGCACAGGTCATGCAAGGACATGATTTTCTTTTTTAAATGGCGCAAGTAAAGCGTCAGGCTGATGTTCGGGGTGATGACATTATGTTCGATGTCGGCCACCAGACTATTGATAAACCGAATATGCTGGATGTTCTGCCAGAGAATGATTTTGTTATTTAAACAGTAGCCCAGACGGTTAGTATATTTTTCAAAGAAAAACTTGTCAGACTCGGAAAGACCATCCACCGGAAAGATTTCCAGCATGCCGATCACCTGGTCCTTGGCAAAAAACGGCAACCGTTCCACCAACAAACGATTGCCCCGGATCGGAATAATCCAGGAGGACCCGACCTCATAGGTGGTGCTGGAAAGATAAATATACGGAGGTGGCGGCGTCATTTCAGGCTGGAGTCCAGTCAAACTGTCGCACACATACTCCATCCGGCCGGCATCGCTAGACACCAGACAGAGGCGGCTGTCCCGGTCAAAGAACTCCTTAATGACCGTAATGCAGACCCGATAAAGGTTTTCCAGGGTTTCATATTCCTGGGACAGGTCGAAGAAGGTTTTAATCGCATCATCCTGTAACCGGCCGAAATTGTATTCCTGGAAACTCTTTTTCTTTTCCTGGACGCGTTGGCGAACCACATCTAGATCAGTGGGTTCCATGGGTCGGATTCCTTTAACCGCTGTCTCGGAGATTTCACCTACCAGACATTGCTCACAGCCTGAACATCAGATGCATGGCGTTGCATGAATTGGGGCATCAGGGTCCTAATAAAGTGCTTTCAAAGGAGAAGGGGATTTAACCTAATGTCTTGGTTAATGAATCCCAGTCAGTCTTTTTGTATATTTTGGGATAACCGGGAAAAATAATAACTGGCAAGCATCTTGAGTGATCCATTTATATATTATCATATTTAATAACTGCCCTTCAAGGCAGTGTAGATTTGCCTTACCTAGTTTCGCCACCGTCTATAGCTCTTACTCGGGTCGCAAAAAATGGATGGGGGCAGAGAAAAACCGCTTTTGGGAAGGGGGAGGGGCCGACAATCCCCCTTTTTCCCCATCAAATTAACCTTTTAAATGCTTCGAGAAATAAATAGCCGTTGCTTTAGCAACCGATCTTGCCTGACCGGGCATAGTGTTTAACCCCTTCCTCATAAAGGTCGTGCCCCCGGCAATCATTGATGACGATAGTAGGAAAATCCTCCACCACCAGCCGGTGGATGGCTTCCGGACCCAGATCCTCATAGGCCAGGACCTGAGCCTCTTTGATGGCCTGGGCAATCAAGGCCCCGGCCCCGCCGGTCGCCCCCAGGTAAACCGCTTTATATTTCACCAGGGCGTCGATCACTTCCGGGCTGCGCTTGCCTTTGCCGATCATGGCCTTGAGTCCCCGAGCCAGAAGCTGGGGGGTATAGGGATCCATCCGGTAACTGGTGGTGGGGCCGGCCGCCCCGATCACCTGACCGGGCCGTGCCGGACTGGGACCCACATAATACATCACCTGACCCTGGAGATCAAAGGGCAGCTCCTGGCCGGTGTTCAACAGGTCAATCAGACGCTTATGCGCCGCATCCCGGGCGGTATAGATGACACCACTCAGCAAAACCTTATCACCAATCTGCAGATCGGTGACCTGCTGGTCATTCAAAGGGGTGGTTAATTTTATGGTTCTGGACATGGACTGCTCCTTATAACACTACTTCCTGGTGACGGCTGGCATGGCACTGGACATTAACCGCCACCGGCAGACTGGCAATATGGCAAGGTATCAGGTTGATATGGACGGCCAGGGAAGTAAAACGTCCCCCCAACCCCTGGGGGCCGATTCCCAGATCATTGATCAGGGTCAACAACTCTTCTTCCAGGACGGCCAACTCCGGGTCGGGATGCTGGCTACCCACCTCCCGCAACAGGGCCTTTTTGGCCTGCAGGGCGGCCTGCTCAAAGGTGCCGCCGATACCCACCCCAATGATGGTCGGCGGACAGGGATTGGCTCCCGCCTCCCGGACCGTTTGCACCACCTTCTCTTTGATCCCGGCCAGGCCCGCGGCCGGGCGCAGCATATAGACCCGGCTCATGTTTTCGCTGCCGCCGCCTTTGGGGACCACGATCAGCTTTAAGCGGTCGCCGGGCACGATGCTGGTGTAGATCACCGCCGGGGTATTATCGCCGGTGTTTTGGCGGGTAAGGGGATGGCACAAGGATTTCCGCAAGTAGCCTTCCTGATATCCCTGGCGCACGCCTGCCTGAATAGCCTCATTAAAGTCGCCCCCGACCAGATGGACCTCCTGCCCGACCTCGGCAAAGACTACGGTCAGGCCGCAATCCTGACAGAGGGGGATCAGCTTTTCCCGGGCAATGCGGGCGTTTTCCAATAATTGCCGGAATACTTCTTGGCCGGCCGGGGATTCTTCCTCCCGCAGCCCCTTTTCCAAGGCCCGGATCATATCTTCCCCCAGCTCAAAATTAGCCGTCATCGCTGCTTGTCTGACCGCCGCGGTCACTTCTTTAACGTTGATTTCTCGCATCTTTTTTTCTCATTTATATCTTTATGTTACTCCGCGTTTAAAAGGTTAATTTAAGGGAGGGCCGGGGGACCGTCAGCCCCCCTCTCCCCTCAAGCTCTTTTCCCCACCTTAAAAGATTGCGGAAAGGATGACAATTGAAATCGCTGGTTTTTTTAGAACTTGTCTAAGATCCCCCGGACCGTTGTGAGCAGTTGTCTCAGGTTATAAGGCTTCCTAAGGAACCAGGTTTTTTTGGCCTGGAAAACTTCCTGTCCCACAGAGTCCTCGTTAAAACCGCTGGTGAGAACCACTCTGGCCTGGGGATCGAGTCCAATCAATTCTTCCAGACATCTCTTACCCCCCATGCCCGGCATCGATAGATCCAAAATAACCAGATCTAGATATCTGGCCTGCTGTCGATAAATCTGTAACGCCTCCTCGCCGCTGGCCGCAGTAATTACCTGATAACCATACCTTTTCAACATGTTTTGACCTAAATCTCGCAGGGTTTCCTCGTCATCGACGAACAGGATGGTCTCTGTCCCCTGCCAGGAAACCTCTAAAGCCTTCTTTACCACTGGTTGGGCCAGTTCACCGGCTTTGTCCAAAGCCGGCAGATAAATTCTGAAAGTGGTTCCTTTCCCGGGTTCGCTGGAGCAATTTATGTATCCCCCATGACTTTGCACCACCCCATAGACCATGGCCAGCCCCAAGCCGGTGCCCCGACCGGGCTCTTTGGTGGTAAAGAATGGCTCAAAAATGCGTTCCATCAGCTCTTTCGACATGCCGCAGCCCGTATCGGAAACGCTGAGTAAGACATAATCACCGGGTTTGACCCCCAGATGATCTTGGCGGTGCTGATGGTCTAAAGTGAGGTTTTCGGTGGCCAGGATTAATTTCCCTCCTGCTGGCATGGCATCGCGGGCATTAACCGCCAGATTTAACAGCACCTGCTCAAGTTGAATCGGGTCGGCATGGACCGTCCATAAATTACGCGCCTGCCGTAATTCAATGGCAATCATCCGGGGGATAGTTCTGACCAAGATCTTTTCAATTTTCTCAATGGCCTCATTGAGATTGACCGGTTGGAGATTGCTCTCTGCCTTCCGACCTAAGGTAAGAATTTGCTGGATCAATTTAGCCCCCTGCTGGGCGGCTTTGTTTATTGTTTTTAATTCAGCAAAGCCAGGATGATCATTGTCCAGCTCCAAGAGAAGAATTTCGGCATAACCCTGAATAGCTTGAAGAATATTATTGAAGTCATGAGCAATGCCGCTGGCCAGGGTCCCCACTGCCTCCATTTTTTGGGCCTGTTGGAGTTGTGCCCGCAGGTTTTTCTCAGCGCTGACATCGATAATAAAAGCCAGCGTAGCCGGTTCGCCCTGATAGTCTATTAGCGCCAGCCTCACTGCAACATTAAAAGTTTGGCCATTCTTTTTCAGGGTTTTGACCTCGTAAGGGGGGACTTCCCGGCCCGCCAAACTATCTGACCGCCTCTGTCGGACCATTTCTCGCAGCTCCGGAACAGTGAAAGACCCCACTTCGCGACCCAAAATTTCCCTGGCATGGTCATAGCCAAACATTTTGAGCCAAGCGGGATTGACATAAACGTATTTTCCGTGCTGAACTATGCTGATCCCTAGCGGGGCTGATTCGATCAGGTTGCGCATTTGGACTTCTGAAGCCTGCCGCGCCTCCTCCGACCGCTGGCGCGCTTCCCTAAGTTCGATACTGTGCAGGGCAAAACCCAGATCTTCCCCCACATCTTGGAAAAGCTCTCGCTCCTCCGGGTAAATCGCCATTTCGGGGGGGATGGAAACACTTAGCAACCCGTAGGTTTGGCCGTTATATTCCAATCGGCAAGTCATGGCCACCCGGCCTTGGTATTGATGAGCCAAGGGACAATCACCACAAGCTGACGGCGGATTCAGAATTACCACCGGAGCCGTTTGGGTCAGGGCCTGAAGAGCACAGTAAATTAACTCACCACGTTGCAAGCGCTCCGGCAGGGGGTGAAAGTTATTACCCAGTCCAGATTCAGCGGCTTGCACAAATCGCCCGGATTCATCCAAGAGTGCGATCCAGGCGGTTAAATAACCCCGCGTCTCGATTAATTTGTCGCAGGCGTGCTGGATCAGCCGGTCGCGCTCTATTTCCGGGGTGATGACTTGGCTGACACCGCGGACCGCCCGCAATACGGCGTTGAGGTGCTCAATCCGCTTCTCGGTCTGACTTTTGTGAAAAGCGATTTCGATAGTAATGTGCAATTCTCGGTTGTCAAAAGGTTTTAAGATATATCCGAAAGGTTCGGTTAATTTGGCGCGCTTCAAGGTCTGCTCATCTCCATAAGCGGTGAGGAACACCACCGGGATTTTGAAACAGGAGCGGATCTGCTCCGCGGCCGCGATACCATCCATCTCACCTGATAAGACAATATCCATCAGCACCAAATCGGGGTTATGGGTTGCGGCTATTTCTACCGCTTCCTCCCCCGAGGGCACGATAGCGGCAACACTGTAACCCAGGTTCTCCAGCGTCCGTTGCAGATCTTCGGCGATAATCCTTTCATCTTCCACGATCAAGATACGCTTTTTCATTAGTCGATCCTTTGTAGTAGTCATCCTTAGCGCTTAGCAGAAAATTCGATGATAAATTCGGTGCCGCCGGTCCGATTCAGCCGGATTTTCCCCTGGAGCTGTT
Coding sequences:
- a CDS encoding response regulator, coding for MKKRILIVEDERIIAEDLQRTLENLGYSVAAIVPSGEEAVEIAATHNPDLVLMDIVLSGEMDGIAAAEQIRSCFKIPVVFLTAYGDEQTLKRAKLTEPFGYILKPFDNRELHITIEIAFHKSQTEKRIEHLNAVLRAVRGVSQVITPEIERDRLIQHACDKLIETRGYLTAWIALLDESGRFVQAAESGLGNNFHPLPERLQRGELIYCALQALTQTAPVVILNPPSACGDCPLAHQYQGRVAMTCRLEYNGQTYGLLSVSIPPEMAIYPEERELFQDVGEDLGFALHSIELREARQRSEEARQASEVQMRNLIESAPLGISIVQHGKYVYVNPAWLKMFGYDHAREILGREVGSFTVPELREMVRQRRSDSLAGREVPPYEVKTLKKNGQTFNVAVRLALIDYQGEPATLAFIIDVSAEKNLRAQLQQAQKMEAVGTLASGIAHDFNNILQAIQGYAEILLLELDNDHPGFAELKTINKAAQQGAKLIQQILTLGRKAESNLQPVNLNEAIEKIEKILVRTIPRMIAIELRQARNLWTVHADPIQLEQVLLNLAVNARDAMPAGGKLILATENLTLDHQHRQDHLGVKPGDYVLLSVSDTGCGMSKELMERIFEPFFTTKEPGRGTGLGLAMVYGVVQSHGGYINCSSEPGKGTTFRIYLPALDKAGELAQPVVKKALEVSWQGTETILFVDDEETLRDLGQNMLKRYGYQVITAASGEEALQIYRQQARYLDLVILDLSMPGMGGKRCLEELIGLDPQARVVLTSGFNEDSVGQEVFQAKKTWFLRKPYNLRQLLTTVRGILDKF